In Pleurocapsa sp. PCC 7319, the following are encoded in one genomic region:
- a CDS encoding RNA-guided endonuclease TnpB family protein, translating to MLVLEMKIQAKPTQYDAMDEAIRTAQFIRNKALRYWMDNKGVGKYQLSAYCKVLAAEFPFAHKLNSMARQSSADRAWAAISRFYQNCKHKTPGKKGFPKFQKHSRSVEYKTTGWKLSENRKQITFTDQNNIGRVKLKGTRDLNWYDIKQFKRVRIVRRADGYYGQFLVDADNRERVEPSYSEIGLDVGLNYFYTDDKGNQIENPRFYRRGEKALNRLNRSKSKKYVKSKKPQSKNYHQARKRYALKHLKISRQRKDHAVKLARCVITSNDVVAYEDLRIGKMVKNHNLAKSITDAGWYQFRVWLEYFGYKFGKVTVAVPPQYTSVNCSGCGAKVTKTLSTRTHKCKCGCVLDRDENAARNILSLGLSTVGHTGSKAWGDETSILADENLSG from the coding sequence ATGTTAGTTCTAGAGATGAAGATACAAGCCAAGCCAACTCAATACGATGCGATGGATGAAGCCATCAGAACGGCACAATTCATACGCAACAAAGCATTGCGATATTGGATGGACAATAAAGGAGTAGGAAAATACCAGCTATCGGCATACTGTAAAGTACTAGCTGCTGAATTCCCCTTTGCTCACAAGCTAAATTCAATGGCCAGACAAAGCAGTGCAGATCGAGCCTGGGCTGCAATATCTCGTTTCTATCAAAACTGTAAACATAAAACTCCTGGAAAAAAGGGATTTCCTAAGTTCCAGAAGCATTCTCGCTCGGTCGAGTATAAGACTACAGGTTGGAAGCTTTCTGAAAACAGAAAACAGATAACCTTCACCGATCAGAATAATATCGGTCGGGTCAAGCTCAAAGGTACAAGAGATTTGAATTGGTACGATATCAAACAATTCAAACGAGTACGAATAGTTAGACGTGCTGATGGTTATTATGGTCAGTTTTTAGTCGATGCCGACAACCGAGAAAGAGTAGAACCATCTTATTCTGAAATTGGTTTAGACGTTGGCTTGAACTATTTCTATACCGACGACAAAGGGAATCAGATTGAGAATCCTCGGTTTTATCGAAGAGGTGAAAAAGCACTCAATCGCTTAAACCGAAGCAAGTCTAAAAAGTACGTCAAAAGTAAAAAACCACAGTCTAAGAACTATCACCAAGCGAGAAAAAGATACGCCCTAAAGCATCTTAAGATAAGTAGGCAACGTAAAGACCATGCCGTGAAATTGGCACGGTGCGTAATCACATCTAACGATGTAGTCGCTTATGAAGACTTAAGAATTGGCAAGATGGTAAAAAATCACAATCTTGCCAAGTCGATAACCGACGCTGGCTGGTATCAATTTAGAGTGTGGTTAGAGTACTTTGGCTATAAGTTTGGCAAAGTAACAGTTGCCGTACCACCGCAGTATACTTCTGTTAACTGCTCTGGTTGCGGAGCTAAAGTAACTAAAACTCTCAGCACCAGAACTCATAAGTGTAAGTGTGGCTGTGTTCTCGACCGAGATGAAAATGCAGCTAGAAACATCCTATCTTTAGGATTAAGTACCGTGGGACACACGGGATCTAAAGCTTGGGGAGACGAAACCTCTATCTTGGCTGATGAGAATTTGTCAGGGTAA
- a CDS encoding ATP-binding protein produces the protein MNNGSISDKLILVVKDARQDLSKLLNALQLAEYIVLVVQNELDSWTFAKSTQPSFIILDIMMSKMKGWEICQRLKNSPETKQISLILINSSVDIINKVAQLNWKNVDCIAQVSEPADVINLIKTRSQLIAETTSSNNQDSLISNYQLEVANSHLPDSERDLESFAALVSHDLQAPLRSLTMFTELLVREYQDDLNEGAKKYLERISKSGSRMQTLIANLLAYSRAGKSEQTWVMVDLNQVLHQVTENLHSAIAKSHAKITAGSLPELLINPTEITQLLQNLLENAIKFCGDRSPEIAISVSKQQQKWLFAIADNGIGIAAEFQLQIFQVFKKLHPEDIYSGTGIGLSICQKIVERYGGEIWVESTLGKGSTFYFTIPINAFSPQTNAGMKR, from the coding sequence ATGAATAATGGCAGTATTAGCGATAAATTAATTTTAGTTGTCAAAGATGCTAGACAAGATTTATCCAAGTTATTAAATGCTCTCCAGTTAGCAGAATACATTGTTTTAGTAGTTCAAAATGAGCTAGATAGTTGGACATTTGCCAAATCAACTCAACCAAGCTTTATTATTTTGGATATTATGATGTCCAAAATGAAAGGATGGGAAATTTGTCAAAGATTAAAAAATAGTCCCGAAACAAAGCAAATATCTTTGATTTTAATCAATTCCTCAGTAGATATTATCAATAAAGTGGCACAATTGAATTGGAAAAACGTTGACTGTATTGCTCAAGTTAGTGAACCAGCAGATGTTATTAATCTTATTAAAACACGTTCACAATTAATAGCCGAGACAACAAGTTCTAATAATCAAGATTCGCTCATCTCAAATTATCAGTTAGAAGTAGCAAATTCTCATCTACCTGACTCGGAGCGAGATTTAGAGAGTTTTGCGGCATTAGTCTCTCATGATCTACAAGCACCATTACGCTCTTTGACTATGTTTACGGAGTTATTGGTTCGAGAATACCAAGATGACTTAAACGAAGGTGCCAAAAAGTATCTTGAGCGGATCAGCAAGAGTGGATCACGAATGCAAACATTAATTGCCAACTTACTTGCTTATTCTCGTGCAGGTAAAAGTGAACAAACCTGGGTAATGGTCGATCTCAACCAAGTGTTGCATCAAGTCACTGAAAACTTACATTCGGCGATCGCCAAATCTCACGCCAAGATAACAGCAGGAAGTTTACCCGAATTACTAATTAATCCCACTGAAATTACCCAGTTGTTGCAAAATTTACTGGAAAATGCGATCAAGTTTTGTGGCGATCGCTCACCGGAGATCGCTATTTCTGTAAGTAAACAGCAACAAAAATGGTTGTTCGCTATAGCGGATAATGGCATTGGTATTGCAGCAGAATTTCAATTACAAATTTTTCAAGTTTTCAAAAAACTTCACCCTGAAGACATCTATTCGGGTACAGGTATCGGTTTATCGATATGTCAGAAAATTGTGGAACGTTATGGAGGGGAAATCTGGGTAGAATCGACTTTAGGTAAAGGCTCTACATTCTATTTCACTATACCTATTAATGCTTTCTCGCCACAGACAAATGCTGGAATGAAACGATAG
- a CDS encoding RNA-guided endonuclease TnpB family protein — protein MLYNYQYRLRPTTEQKLVLNDWLRICRYWYNRQLRERFDWWSKNRSYTDRCPLICHLPQLKEKPEYYGQKKQLPIIKKDLVSVGWSGELLDFNSVPSQTLQEVCKRVKLAFSRFVSGDKNGKRSGKPRFKTSVRFRSMVMSGVKLHSCSVGGKWLHINLPKIGMVKVRHHRQLVDGATLKQAQVIKKVDGWYINLRLQDDSVPDFQPDITPTWDNSLGMDAVLHENDYLATSEGVKLPSLKSFRKSQGKLAKIQARKSTKKRGSKSRRKLAKREAKLHQQIARARKDHAYNTAQALLNTGKKVFFHEQLNLAGLSRRNKVKTDETGKFLPNGQSAKSGLNKSWADAAFGQFFNILKFKAEKAGALVIPVNPQYTSQLLPYKDEFVFTDCSIREYWDEEYQLLVDRDISAGINTKRVGLDVFPTLKRRKGNPVIVASTTNSTLKQVLSVLRDLEKPTSVPEGSV, from the coding sequence TTGCTATACAACTACCAGTACCGACTAAGACCAACTACAGAACAAAAGCTTGTCCTTAATGACTGGCTTCGTATCTGTCGGTACTGGTACAACCGCCAACTGAGAGAAAGGTTTGATTGGTGGTCGAAGAATCGTAGCTACACTGACCGATGCCCATTAATCTGTCATTTGCCACAGTTAAAAGAAAAACCTGAATATTATGGGCAAAAAAAGCAGCTACCAATAATCAAAAAAGATTTGGTTTCTGTTGGCTGGAGTGGTGAATTGTTGGACTTCAATTCTGTTCCCTCACAGACTCTGCAAGAGGTGTGCAAACGGGTGAAACTAGCTTTCAGTCGTTTCGTATCGGGAGACAAAAACGGTAAGCGTTCGGGCAAACCAAGATTCAAAACAAGCGTACGTTTCAGATCGATGGTTATGAGCGGGGTAAAGCTTCATTCTTGCTCTGTTGGTGGTAAATGGCTGCATATTAATTTGCCAAAAATAGGTATGGTCAAGGTGCGACATCATAGACAACTGGTTGATGGTGCAACATTAAAGCAAGCTCAGGTAATCAAGAAAGTCGATGGTTGGTACATCAACCTAAGATTACAAGACGATTCTGTTCCTGATTTCCAGCCCGATATTACTCCTACTTGGGATAACTCATTGGGCATGGACGCTGTTCTTCATGAAAATGACTATTTGGCTACGAGCGAAGGCGTTAAATTACCTAGTCTTAAGTCATTTCGGAAATCTCAAGGCAAACTAGCCAAGATTCAGGCGCGTAAATCTACAAAAAAACGAGGTAGTAAATCTCGTCGTAAGCTGGCGAAGCGCGAAGCCAAGCTACATCAGCAAATAGCGAGAGCTAGAAAAGATCATGCCTACAATACTGCCCAGGCTCTCCTTAATACTGGCAAAAAAGTTTTCTTTCATGAACAACTCAATCTTGCTGGGTTGAGTCGGAGGAATAAAGTTAAAACTGATGAGACGGGTAAGTTTTTACCTAATGGACAGTCAGCTAAATCAGGACTAAATAAGTCTTGGGCTGATGCTGCCTTTGGTCAGTTTTTCAACATACTGAAGTTCAAAGCCGAGAAAGCTGGTGCTTTGGTAATACCTGTTAATCCACAATACACATCTCAATTGCTGCCGTACAAAGATGAATTTGTTTTTACCGATTGCAGCATCAGAGAATATTGGGATGAAGAATATCAACTTTTGGTAGACCGAGACATCTCGGCTGGAATAAATACCAAGAGGGTTGGACTGGATGTGTTTCCAACTTTAAAACGGCGTAAAGGGAATCCAGTAATAGTCGCATCTACTACTAATAGTACCTTGAAGCAAGTTCTCTCTGTCCTTCGGGATTTGGAGAAGCCTACATCTGTACCCGAAGGGTCAGTGTAG
- a CDS encoding response regulator transcription factor: MINVLVADDQNLIHRLVEGYLKPENEIKIVGFAENGQEAIEKTANLQPDIVLMDVEMPKIDGLAATKIITEKFLTTKVLILTVHDNEHHLSQALKNGAKGYLLKTTTAQELKNAIFNVNQGYFQLSIELTEKYLQKIIRSNPDSNSLFEIGKKVNYLYKSYKKLGHKLENIQINDDDLEEKIIQKVDQLLQKEMTLIGEHDSNLQYKVDRMKHNQERLEQSVQYLFTIQLASILVLLGIIIFVAFSKLI, from the coding sequence ATGATTAACGTTCTTGTTGCTGACGATCAAAATCTGATTCATAGATTGGTAGAAGGATATTTGAAACCTGAAAATGAAATTAAGATAGTCGGTTTTGCTGAAAATGGTCAGGAAGCGATTGAGAAAACTGCTAATCTACAGCCTGATATAGTGTTAATGGACGTTGAGATGCCTAAGATAGATGGTTTAGCAGCCACAAAAATTATCACTGAAAAATTTCTGACGACTAAGGTTTTAATTTTAACTGTTCATGATAACGAACATCATTTGAGTCAAGCATTAAAAAATGGAGCTAAGGGATATTTGCTCAAAACGACTACGGCTCAAGAACTTAAAAATGCAATTTTCAACGTTAACCAAGGCTATTTTCAACTCAGTATAGAGTTAACTGAAAAATATCTCCAAAAAATTATTAGATCCAACCCAGATTCTAATTCTCTTTTCGAGATAGGTAAAAAAGTTAATTATTTATATAAATCATATAAAAAGCTAGGGCATAAACTGGAAAACATTCAGATTAATGATGATGATCTTGAGGAAAAAATTATACAAAAAGTAGATCAATTATTACAGAAGGAAATGACATTAATAGGCGAACACGATTCCAATTTGCAGTATAAAGTTGATCGCATGAAACATAATCAAGAGCGATTAGAGCAAAGTGTTCAATACTTATTTACAATTCAATTAGCTAGTATTCTGGTTTTATTAGGAATAATTATCTTCGTTGCTTTTTCCAAATTAATATAA
- a CDS encoding aspartate ammonia-lyase, producing MVNNYRIEQDSMGSKEIPASVYYGIQTLRATENFPISGIKPLATYVDACILIKKATAIANRELGCINQDISQAIVQAADEILEGSLRDQFVVDVYQAGAGTSHHMNVNEVLANRALEILGEEKGNYKRVSPNDHVNYGQSTNDVIPTAIRIGALLALDQTLYPALDKAIASVQQKAEEFQDIVKSGRTHMQDAVPVRLGEGFKAWSQILMEHKRRIEAAAQDLYQLGLGGSATGTGLNTHPNYRHRVAELLAESIGKPLQPAPHLMAAMQSMSPFVSVSGSLRNLAQDLVKISHDLRLMDSGPQTGFKEIQLPAVQPGSSIMPGKYNPVMAEMTSMVCFQVMGYDTAIAFAAQAGQLELNVMMPLIAYDLIHSIEILGNTIDSLSKRCLAGITARRDRCLAYAEGSLALVTALNTHIGYLKAAEVAKKSLETDKSIRAIVLEEGLMDENQLAAVLDLEKMSNLPESNN from the coding sequence ATGGTCAACAATTATCGTATTGAACAAGATTCGATGGGATCAAAGGAGATTCCAGCCAGTGTATATTACGGGATTCAAACCTTAAGAGCGACAGAAAATTTTCCGATTAGCGGTATCAAGCCTTTGGCAACTTATGTTGACGCTTGTATTCTCATCAAAAAAGCTACCGCGATCGCTAATAGAGAACTTGGTTGTATCAATCAAGATATTAGTCAGGCAATTGTTCAAGCCGCAGATGAAATTTTAGAGGGAAGTCTTCGAGATCAGTTTGTGGTCGATGTTTATCAGGCAGGGGCAGGCACATCCCACCACATGAACGTTAATGAAGTGTTGGCCAATCGGGCATTAGAAATTTTAGGGGAGGAAAAAGGTAACTACAAAAGAGTTAGCCCTAACGACCATGTCAATTATGGTCAGTCTACTAATGATGTCATTCCCACTGCGATTCGGATTGGAGCTTTGTTAGCTTTAGATCAAACTCTTTATCCCGCATTGGATAAGGCGATCGCTTCAGTACAGCAAAAAGCTGAGGAATTTCAAGACATTGTCAAATCTGGTCGAACCCATATGCAAGATGCCGTTCCTGTTCGCCTAGGAGAAGGCTTTAAAGCTTGGTCGCAAATTTTAATGGAGCATAAACGGAGAATTGAAGCTGCTGCTCAAGATCTCTATCAATTGGGTTTGGGTGGTAGTGCTACCGGGACTGGATTAAATACTCATCCTAACTATCGTCATCGGGTAGCAGAATTACTGGCAGAGTCAATCGGCAAACCTTTACAACCTGCACCCCATCTCATGGCAGCCATGCAGAGTATGAGTCCTTTTGTCAGCGTTTCTGGAAGCTTACGCAATTTAGCTCAAGACTTAGTTAAAATTTCCCATGATTTACGTTTGATGGATTCAGGTCCTCAAACAGGATTTAAAGAAATACAGTTACCAGCAGTGCAACCAGGATCATCCATTATGCCTGGTAAATACAACCCTGTAATGGCGGAAATGACCTCCATGGTCTGTTTTCAAGTTATGGGTTACGATACAGCGATCGCTTTTGCCGCACAAGCAGGACAGCTAGAGTTAAACGTGATGATGCCCTTGATTGCTTATGATCTGATCCATAGTATCGAGATCTTGGGAAATACTATTGATAGTCTCAGTAAACGCTGTTTGGCAGGAATTACGGCTCGTCGCGATCGCTGTTTGGCTTATGCTGAAGGAAGTCTTGCTTTGGTCACAGCTCTCAATACTCATATTGGTTATCTTAAAGCAGCAGAGGTGGCGAAAAAGTCATTAGAAACAGACAAATCGATTAGAGCGATCGTTTTGGAAGAGGGTTTAATGGATGAAAATCAATTGGCAGCAGTTCTCGATCTCGAAAAAATGAGTAACCTGCCAGAATCCAATAATTAG
- the tnpA gene encoding IS200/IS605 family transposase, protein MKKDFVSRGRSVSDLKAHLVLTTKYRRKVLTAPMIDRLHEIWESLLDKFDGKIVEFNAESDHAHLLFQYHPEIQLSKLVNSLKSISSRKLRQEFLPELEKTYYKKKVVWNSSYFLASCGGVTISTLRKYIENQDSPIASLLLAIHPTLIAVVIEMWGFSPTS, encoded by the coding sequence ATGAAGAAAGATTTTGTATCAAGAGGGCGTTCTGTATCTGATTTAAAAGCTCATTTAGTTTTAACAACCAAATACAGACGTAAAGTTTTGACTGCGCCAATGATAGATAGGCTTCATGAAATCTGGGAATCTTTGTTGGATAAATTTGACGGCAAAATCGTTGAGTTCAACGCAGAGAGTGACCACGCACACTTGCTTTTTCAATACCACCCAGAAATACAATTAAGCAAACTGGTTAATAGCCTTAAAAGTATTTCTAGTCGTAAGCTGAGGCAAGAATTTTTACCAGAACTAGAGAAAACATACTATAAAAAGAAAGTGGTTTGGAATAGTAGCTACTTTCTCGCGTCATGTGGTGGAGTTACTATTTCAACACTGAGAAAATATATAGAAAATCAAGATTCTCCTATAGCTAGTCTATTACTGGCGATTCATCCCACACTCATTGCTGTCGTAATAGAGATGTGGGGCTTCTCGCCAACTAGCTAA
- a CDS encoding HAD family hydrolase, with amino-acid sequence MNLTSPNILALDFDGVICDGLIEYFASTKRAYQQIWQQEQIDDRLAPIFYRLRPVIETGWEMPILLRALILGITETEILNAWKAIAFQILESEGLDKSFVVQKLDGVRDSWINNDLDEWLSLHRFYPGVIERLQQIINSVVEIYIVTTKEGRFVRQLLQQQGIDLPIAQIIGKESKRSKYETLRIIRDKHQKIGADLSIFFVEDRIKALQQVAQQTDLELVNLFLADWGYNLEGDRNLARKDQRIQLLSLEQFSQGFIAWG; translated from the coding sequence ATGAATTTAACATCGCCTAATATTTTGGCATTAGACTTTGATGGTGTAATTTGTGATGGCTTGATTGAGTATTTTGCCAGTACCAAAAGAGCTTATCAACAAATATGGCAACAAGAACAGATTGATGATCGCCTGGCGCCAATTTTTTATCGATTGCGTCCGGTAATTGAGACGGGCTGGGAAATGCCTATATTGCTGAGGGCATTGATTTTAGGGATTACTGAAACTGAAATCTTAAACGCTTGGAAGGCGATCGCTTTCCAGATATTGGAATCGGAAGGTTTAGATAAGTCTTTTGTAGTCCAGAAGCTTGATGGAGTTAGAGATAGCTGGATCAATAATGATTTGGATGAATGGTTAAGCTTGCATCGTTTTTATCCTGGTGTAATTGAACGGCTACAACAAATTATTAATTCTGTAGTAGAAATATATATCGTCACCACTAAAGAAGGTCGTTTTGTCAGACAACTACTGCAACAACAAGGAATCGATTTACCCATAGCTCAAATTATTGGCAAGGAAAGTAAACGGTCTAAATATGAAACTCTAAGAATTATTAGAGATAAACATCAAAAAATAGGAGCAGATCTGAGTATTTTCTTTGTTGAAGATCGCATTAAAGCTTTACAGCAGGTTGCCCAACAGACTGACTTAGAGTTGGTTAACTTGTTTTTAGCTGACTGGGGTTACAATCTAGAAGGCGATCGCAACCTAGCACGAAAAGACCAAAGAATACAGCTACTATCTTTGGAACAGTTTAGCCAAGGTTTTATAGCTTGGGGATAA
- a CDS encoding peptidylprolyl isomerase: MTTCLQVGNQTITADAIISLLTDYQMLAKLSREVLIDQAIESINCTTSEKAQVVEQLYLQNGLALDLDRKAWLKKHCLSPEQIEALTTRKLKIEKFKQATWGAKIGSYFVNRKKQLDRVVFSLIQTNDLDLAQELYFRLQEGEQSFAELAQEYSQGPESSTGGLVSPTELASWREAPHLYYDSNECGMNRQ; this comes from the coding sequence ATGACTACATGTTTACAAGTTGGCAACCAAACGATTACGGCTGACGCAATTATTTCTTTGTTAACAGACTATCAAATGTTAGCTAAATTATCCCGTGAAGTCTTGATCGACCAAGCTATTGAATCAATAAACTGTACAACCTCTGAAAAAGCTCAGGTTGTAGAGCAGTTATATCTGCAAAATGGATTGGCTTTGGATTTAGACCGTAAAGCTTGGCTTAAAAAGCATTGCCTCTCGCCAGAGCAAATAGAAGCGTTAACTACTCGTAAATTAAAAATTGAAAAATTTAAGCAAGCAACCTGGGGAGCCAAAATAGGATCTTACTTTGTTAATCGTAAAAAGCAGTTAGATAGAGTTGTCTTTTCTCTTATCCAAACCAATGACTTAGATCTGGCTCAAGAACTCTATTTTCGACTTCAAGAAGGTGAACAGTCTTTTGCTGAATTAGCTCAAGAATATTCTCAGGGGCCAGAATCTTCAACTGGTGGTTTAGTCAGTCCCACTGAGTTAGCTAGTTGGCGAGAAGCCCCACATCTCTATTACGACAGCAATGAGTGTGGGATGAATCGCCAGTAA
- a CDS encoding TrkA family potassium uptake protein, which produces MQSKIIVCGLGRTGAKIYSLLKQQGAEVVGISHCPLNNLPASEQIIIGDPRANTTLIQAGIRRAKTLVLVHDDDALNLAILTQARILNPRIRIINRLLNRTLGERLDLTLPDHFSMSVAALSAPLFTFAALGNKAIGQLELFNRTWPIQEEVIDSEHPWMGMRLKELWDDPNRMLIYYLPATGEIDLVSAIVQHSCLQLGDRLIVGTKPKVYTKRHSWRQKLLKAIYNIPRYQRYARPVTLVSLALLGVISLATLIYVSINLQTSIADALYFSVGMITGAGGKEEVAEAAPDQIKIFTAVMMIVGAGVIGICYALINDFVLGSRFRQTIDAARIPRQNHHVVCGLGGVGMQIARQLHSQGYEVVVIESDPNNRFLHSTRSRGIPIIVEDASMSSTLKAVNIKRAASLIAVTSQDTANLEITLTAKALSPYLKTIVRSSDPQFAQSMQEVFEFDRVLSPVELATHSFVAAALGGRILGNGMTQDLLWVALATMITPKHPFCGHSVQKAAIKADFVPLYIERHNQTLHGWQLLETRLQPQDILYLTMPASGLEQLWRNSSPDDLILDRLEDSFTT; this is translated from the coding sequence ATGCAATCCAAAATTATTGTTTGTGGCTTAGGACGCACTGGGGCAAAAATTTATAGCTTACTGAAACAACAGGGAGCAGAGGTAGTAGGAATTAGTCACTGTCCCTTAAATAATCTGCCAGCCAGTGAACAAATCATAATAGGCGATCCACGAGCAAATACAACATTAATTCAAGCCGGAATTAGACGTGCTAAAACCTTAGTTTTAGTTCATGATGATGATGCTCTAAACCTAGCTATTTTGACTCAAGCAAGAATCTTAAATCCACGAATTAGAATTATTAACCGTTTGCTTAATCGAACCCTAGGTGAACGTCTAGATCTCACATTACCCGATCACTTTTCCATGAGCGTGGCAGCTCTTTCAGCGCCACTGTTTACCTTTGCAGCTTTGGGTAATAAAGCGATCGGGCAATTAGAACTATTTAATCGTACTTGGCCAATACAGGAAGAAGTTATCGATTCTGAGCATCCCTGGATGGGCATGCGTCTTAAGGAATTATGGGACGATCCCAACCGAATGTTAATTTACTATCTGCCAGCTACGGGTGAAATTGATCTGGTTTCAGCAATTGTGCAACACAGTTGTTTACAACTTGGAGACCGCCTCATTGTCGGAACTAAACCGAAGGTTTATACTAAGCGTCATTCTTGGCGACAGAAATTACTGAAAGCGATTTACAATATTCCGCGTTATCAGCGATATGCTCGTCCTGTAACTTTAGTCAGTCTGGCTTTATTAGGGGTCATCAGTCTGGCAACTCTCATTTATGTCAGTATTAATCTCCAGACTTCGATCGCCGATGCACTTTATTTTTCCGTGGGTATGATTACTGGTGCAGGCGGAAAAGAGGAGGTAGCAGAGGCAGCTCCCGATCAGATAAAGATATTTACTGCTGTAATGATGATCGTTGGCGCAGGGGTTATCGGTATTTGTTATGCACTAATCAATGACTTTGTACTAGGTAGTCGCTTTCGGCAAACAATAGACGCGGCTAGAATACCCAGACAGAATCATCATGTAGTTTGTGGTTTGGGTGGTGTTGGGATGCAAATAGCTCGACAGTTGCATTCTCAGGGCTACGAAGTAGTAGTTATTGAATCCGATCCCAATAATCGATTTTTGCACTCTACCCGTTCTCGGGGAATTCCTATTATTGTTGAAGATGCTAGTATGTCTTCTACCCTCAAAGCGGTAAATATTAAACGAGCTGCAAGTTTAATTGCCGTTACTAGTCAAGATACAGCTAATCTAGAAATCACCTTAACTGCCAAGGCTTTGTCACCCTACTTAAAAACGATAGTTCGTAGTAGCGATCCCCAATTTGCTCAATCAATGCAAGAAGTATTTGAGTTTGATCGAGTTTTATCTCCAGTGGAATTAGCAACTCATTCTTTCGTTGCTGCTGCCTTGGGTGGTCGTATTTTGGGAAATGGTATGACTCAGGATTTATTGTGGGTCGCATTGGCAACCATGATTACTCCTAAGCATCCTTTTTGTGGTCATTCTGTTCAGAAAGCAGCTATCAAGGCAGATTTCGTTCCTCTCTATATCGAGAGACACAATCAAACTCTACACGGCTGGCAGTTACTAGAAACTCGGCTTCAGCCCCAAGATATTTTATATCTTACTATGCCTGCTAGTGGTTTAGAGCAGTTGTGGCGCAATTCTTCTCCAGATGATTTGATTCTAGATCGTTTAGAGGATAGTTTTACTACTTAA